CAAGGATCAGAAAACCGAAAATCAGGATTGCGACGATAGAGCGATAGGAAGTCGCCCAACGCCCGTGTCGCGCGCCCGTCATGCTCGGTTCCGCCATAGGTCGAGATCCTTTCAGCCTTCGCGCCCCCGCGCGAAAAGGTCGGTGTTGGCCCGGTTTTCAAGAGGATCGAGGGACGCCGCTGTCGGGCGTCGTAGTTTCCGGCAAGTGTAAGGCAATCCCAGCGCCCCCGGAAGTCGTTCGGCGTCGTCTCAATCCGGGGATGTATGAAGTTCATCCGGCCAGACGAGCGCGCCCCCGCCTCGCAGCGTGCCATATCTCGGATTACGGAAGTTTCGGCCACCGCCGTATTAGGAGAATCCCGAAGTCGGGCGGACGGTGGTGACGAGGGGGATCGGAAGTGCGAGGACCGCTCAGGACTTCAGCAGATCGATGACGGATTCGATACGGCGGCGCAGATCGTCGACATCGAGTGCCGCGTCGCCCGGCTCGCCGGAGGTCGACGCATCCACCTGAGCGCCAGCGGTAGCCGCCGAAGTGCGCGCGCCGCGCGGCGTGTCGGCTTCGAGACGATTGCGTGCACCATTGATCGTGAAGCCCTGCTCATAGAGCAGCTCCCGGATTCGCCGGATCAGCAGGACTTCGTGATGTTGGTAGTACCGCCGGTTGCCGCGCCGCTTGACCGGGCGCAGTTGCGTAAACTCTTGCTCCCAATAGCGCAGCACATGCGGTTTGACACCACATAGCTCGCTCACCTCACCGATGGTGAAGTAACGCTTGGCGGGAATCGGCGGCAAGGCAACGTGATCCATCGCGGCGTTAGCGGAATGGGACGACGGTTAAATTGCGGACGAAAAACCAACGGCCGCCACAGAATGCGGCGGCCGGGGGAATTACTTGCTCAGTACGCCGGACTCGACCATCGTCTTGAGCTTCTGGCTGGCGTGGAAAGTCACGACACGGCGCGCGGCAATCGGAATCGCTTCGCCCGTCTTCGGATTCCGACCCGGGCGTTGCGGCTTGTCGCGCAGTTGGAAGTTACCGAAGCCGGAGAGCTTGACGCTGTCACCCGATTCGAGCGCGTCGCGGATCGACTCGAAGAACGCCTCGACCATATCCTTCGCTTCGCGCTTATTCAGGCCCACATGCTCGAACAGCAACTCGGCCAGTTCGGCCTTGGTCAGCGTCGGCGCCTCGGTCGAGACCTCGTTCACTTCGCCGCGACCCAACGCAATGCGCTGCGCCGCGAGCATGGCTTCAAATTCACCAGGATTCATTTCGTTCATACGTCCCACGCGATGGCGATGACAGTGCGATAACCCACTCGCACCCGGATTTTTCTACTGAGTTTTAAGCGCGCAAACGTGCGCCGAACCCTTCTACCCGTTGTACCAGTGCGTTAATGGCGCCCTGGACCGTCTCGTCTTGCAACGTACCCGAGGGGTCTTGCAGAGTAACACGAAACGCCACGCTTTTGTCCTGGGCTCCCAGGGAGCCCGAAGCCGCACCCGCCTTGGGCCGGAACTCGTCGAACAGGCGCACCGACTGCACCACGCTGCATGCCGGATCGTCATGACGTGCAGCCAGCATCGCATCGAGCAGCACCTGCACCGGCTGTGCCTGATCGACCACCAACGCGAGGTCACGCGTGACCGGCGGGAACTTCGAAATGTCCTCGTAGCTCGCAACGTCACGACCGAACAGTGCTTCGGCCTCGATCTCGAACAGCACCGGTGCCTGCGGCAGGTCGTACTTCTGCTGCCAGCGCGGATGCAGCTCGCCGATGAAGCCAACACGCTTGCCGTCCACTTCTATCGCAGCACTTCGTCCCGGGTGCAACGCCGGATGCTCAGCCTTCACGAATCGCGCGGCGCGCGGTGCCAGCAGCGCTTCGAGGTCACCCTTCACGTCGAAGAAGTCGACCTGACGCGCCGCTGCGCCCCACTGCTCTTCGAGCACGGGACCGTAAGCCAGCGCCGCCACGGTCAACGGCTGACGATACCCACCCACACTCAGTTCGCCGGACGCCACCGTGTTGTCACGGTGATAGGTGCGACCGATTTCGAACACGCGAACGCGCGATGCTTTGCGATTCAGGTTGTAACGCGCCGTCGCGATCAGGCTGCCGATAAGTGTCGAGCGCATCACGGCGAGGTGACTCGCGATCGGATTCAGCAACTTTATCGGATTGTCGTTGCCCGCAAAGTCGGCTTCCCATTCCACGTCCACGAAGCTGAAACCGACCGTCTCGTGATAGTCGCGCGCGGCCACGGCGTGACGCACGGCATGCTGCGAACGACGGCTTTCCTGCGTCGGACGCATTTCGCTCGCGGCCACCGGCGGATTGGCCGGAATACGGTCGAAACCGTAAATGCGTGCAATCTCTTCGATCAGATCCTCTTCGATCTCGATATCGAAACGGTACGACGGCGGCGTGACCTCGAACACACCGTCCGTCAACGTGAACGCCAGGCCGAGACGCGTGAAGATTGCGCTCATTTCCTGCTCGGAGACCGGCACGCCGAGAATCTTGACGGCACGGGCCACACGCATCTTCACCGGCTGACGCTCAGGCAGCTTCGCGATCTGATCTTCCAGCGGACCGGCCTGCCCCCCACAGATGTCGAGGACAAGTTGCGTGGCGCGCTCAAGCGCGCGCACATTGCCGGCGAAGTCGACGCCACGCTCGAAGCGATGCGACGCATCGCTGGTGAAGTTGTACTTGCGAGCACGCCCCTGAATGGCTTGCGGGAAGAAGAACGCACCTTCCAGGAAGATGTTCTGCGTCTCGAGTCCTGCCTTCGTCGAATCGCCGCCCATGATGCCGGCGAGGCCGATCGGGCCGCTGGCGTCGGTGATCGCGAGGGTCGTCTCGTCGAGCGTGACCGTCTGCTCGTTGAGCAGCTTGAGCGTCTCGCCCGCGCGACCGAAGCGCACGTCGATGCCGCCTTGCAGGCGATTCAGATCGTAGACGTGCAAGGGCTGGCCCAGTTCGAGCATCACATAGTTGGTGATGTCGACGAGCGCCGAGATGCTGCGCTGACCGGCGCGCTCCAGGCGCTCCACCATCCAGCGCGGCGACGGTGCCGCAGCGTTCACGCGACGGATGATGCGGCCACCGAAGCGTCCACAACCGTCCGGCGAGCTGATACGCACCGGCAGCGTGTCGGCGATGGTCGACGCCTGTGCGCCCTGCCCCGGCAGATCCTTGAGCGGTGCGCCGGTAATCGCCGCGACTTCACGGGCAACGCCGAGCAGCGACAAGCAGTCAGCCTTGTTCGGGGTGAGCTTGACGACGAAGATCGTGTCGTCGAGATCGAGATACTCGCGGATGTTCATGCCGACCGGTGCATCTTCCGGCAGGATCATCAGTCCGGCGTGATCTTCCGAGAGCTTCAGCTCACGGGCCGAACACAGCATGCCGAAGCTTTGCACGCCGCGCAGCTTGCCGATCTTGATCTGGAACGGTGCCCCACCCGCCTCCGCCGGCGGCAAAGCCGCACCGACGGTAGCGCACGGCACCTTGATACCCGGCGCCACGTTCGGCGCGCCGCACACGATCGTGAGCGTCTCGCCGGTGCCTGCATCGACCTGGCAGACGTTCAGACGGTCAGCATCCGGGTGACGGGCGACTTCGAGCACCTTGGCCACGACCACGCCGGTAAACGGCGGGGCGACGGGATCGGTTTCCTCGACTTCGAGCCCGGACATCGTCAGGGCGTGCGCCAACGCGTCCGTCGACAAATCCGGGTCGACCAGGGTACGCAGCCACGATTCAGAGAATTGCATGGATCAGTTCGCTCGCAGTTAAGTCTTCACTTCCGAAAGCCCGGCGGCAGCGGCTTTGCGCGCCAGCCAGGGCCCACGGCATCGATTACATGAATTGGCGCAGGAAGCGCAGATCGTTCTCGTAGAACAGACGCAGATCCTGCACGCCGTAGCGCAGCATCGTCAGGCGCTCCAGACCCGAGCCAAACGCGAAACCGATGTAGCGCTCGGGGTCGAGACCCATATTACGGACCACTGACGGATGCACCTGCCCCGATCCCGAAATCTCCAGCCACTTGCCGGCGTTCTTGCCGGTCTCGAACTGCATGTCGATTTCGGCGGACGGCTCCGTGAACGGGAAGTACGACGGGCGGAAACGCACCTGAATGTCGTCGCGCTCGAAGAACTTGCGCAGGAAGTCGGTGTACACGCCTTTCAGGTCGGCGAAGCTGATGTCTTCGGCGATCCACAGCCCCTCGACCTGATGGAACATCGGCGAGTGCGTCGCATCGGAATCGACACGATACGTACGTCCCGGCGCGATGACCTTGATCGGTGGCTTGTTCATGCGCGCATAGCGCACCTGCATCGGGCTCGTGTGCGTGCGCAGCAGCAACGGCTTGCCCGCATCGTCATTGCCTTCGACGTAGAAGGTGTCCTGCATCGAACGCGCCGGATGGTTCTCGGGGCTGTTCAGGGCAGTGAAGTTGAACCAGTCGGTTTCGATCTCGGGGCCGTCGGCCACGTCGAACCCGATGGAACGGAAAATCTGTTCGACGCGCTCCCAGGTAGTGAGCACGGGGTGCAGACTGCCAGCGCCCAGGCCTCGGCCGGGCAGCGTGACGTCGATAGCCTCGGCGGACAGGCGCGCATCGAGCAGCGCGTCGGCCATGGCCTGGCGGCGCGCCTGCAAAGCGCCTTCGATCTGTTGCTTGGCCGCGTTGATCCGAGCGCCTTCGGTCTTGCGCGTTTCGGGATCAAGCTTGCCGAGGCCCTTGAGCAACTCGGTCAGTTGGCCAGTCTTGCCGAGAAAGCGGGCTTTCTCGTTTTCCAGCGCGGCGGCGTCGGGAGCGGCGGCGAACGCACGCTGCGCTTCGCTGACGATAAGTTCCAGATCCATATGCTACAGACTCAAGTTAGGCAGTCGGAATGGCCGCGTGTACCAGCGAAAACAAGCGGAAAGGCAAGCGAAAAACAAAAGGGGGCTCCGATGAGAGCCCCCTTTTGGCGAACGGCGCGCATTAAAACGCGCTATACGCTAACTACAGCTTAGGCTGCGACGGCGGCTTTCACCTGAGCGACAATCGCGGCAAATGCCGGCTTGTCGTTGATGGCCATGTCGGACAGCACCTTGCGGTCGAGTTCGATCGAGGCCTTCTTCAGACCAGCGATGAACACGCTGTAGGTCATACCGTGCTGACGCACACCTGCATTGATACGCGCAATCCACAAGGCGCGGAACACGCGCTTCTTGTTACGGCGATCGCGGTAGGCGTATTGCCCAGCGCGCATGACCGCTTGCTTGGCGATGCGGAAGACGTTATTGCGGCGGCCGCGGAAACCCTTGGCTGCTGCGATGACTTTCTTATGGCGGGCCCGTGCGGTGACCCCACGTTTGACTCGAGGCATGTTTCTCTCCTATCTAAGTCGGGGTTTAAGCGAAGGGCAGCATTGCGCGTACGGAGTTCAGATCAGACTCATGAACGCCGACGGCACCGCGCAGGTGACGCTTATTCTTGGTGGTCTTCTTCGTCAGAATGTGACGCTTGAAGGCCTGACCACGCTTGACGGTACCGCCAGGACGCACGCGAAAGCGCTTCTTGGCACCGCTCTTGGTTTTCATCTTAGGCATGAAAAACTCCAGGGTTTTTAACATGATCACAGGTGTGACGCCAAAATCGCGCCCCTTTTAGAACCTGAGACCACTTATTTTCAGGGCCGGACGGCACCCTGCATCGCTGCCGCGCCCTTAACGGGCGGCGGCGGCAATTCTTTGCTGCCCGGCGGCATCGTTCGACACCGCCACGGCATTATTTCTTCTTCGGCGCGATGACCATGATCATCTGACGGCCTTCCATCTTCGGCATCTGTTCCGGCTGGCCGAACTCTTCGAGATCGGACTTCAGACGTTCCAGCATACGAGCGCCGATTTCCTGGTGGGCCATCTCACGGCCGCGGAATCGCAGCGTGATCTTGGTCTTGTCACCGTCTTCAAGGAAACGCTTCAGATTGCGCAACTTGACGTTGTAGTCACCGTCGTCGGTACCAGGCCGGAACTTGACTTCCTTGGTCTGGATAACCTTCTGCTTCTGCTTGTTCTCGTGCGCTTTCTTCTGTTCCGAATACTTGAATTTGCCGTAGTCCATCAGACGGCAAACCGGCGGATTCGCGGTCGGTGCAATTTCCACCAGATCGACATCAGCCTCTTCGGACAGACGGAAAGCTTCTGCCAGTTTCACAATGCCGAGCGGCTCGTTGTCGACGCCATTTAGACGCACTTCGGGCGCAGTAATCTCGCCGTTGATGCGATGCGACTTATCGGTAGCGATGTTGCTTATCCTCGAAAAAAGTCAAAAATTTAGCCGCGCTGTCCGACAGGCGTTATTGGAACGATGCGCATTCTTGCGCAAGACGTTCGATGAGCGCGTCAACGGGCATCACACCCAGATCCACGCCGCCACGGGCACGCACGGCTACCGTATTCCCCTCCTGCTCTTTGTCCCCCACTACCACGAGATAGGGAACTTTCTGCAAAGAGTGCTCGCGTATTTTATAGCTAATTTTCTCGTTGCGCAAATCGCCCCGAGCCCTAAGCCCTTGTTCTTTCAACTTTTTCGTCACTTCCTGGGCGTAATCGGCCGTTTTTTCCGAGACATTCATCACGATCACCTGCTCCGGCGCCAGCCAGAGAGGCAATGCACCAGCATGGTGCTCGATCAGAATCCCGATAAAACGCTCGAGCGAGCCCAGGATTGCGCGGTGAAGCATCACCGGACGCTTGCGGCTGTTGTCTTCGGCCACATACTCGGCGTCCAGACGCTCCGGCATCGAGAAATCGACCTGCATCGTGCCACATTGCCACTGACGGCCGAGCGCATCCTTGAGCGTGTACTCGATCTTCGGGCCGTAGAATGCGCCATCACCCTCGGCGATCACGAATTCGCAGCCCGAGCGACGCAGCGATTCCATCAGCGCGAATTCGGCCTTATCCCAATTTTCGTCCGAACCGACACGATGCTCAGGGCGCGTTGCGACCTTGTAGATCATGTCCGTGAAGCCGAAATCCTTATAGACCGCGTGCAGCAGCGCCGTGTAGTTCACGCATTCGTCGAGGATCTGGTCTTCCGTGCAGAAGATGTGGCCGTCGTCCTGCGTGAAGCCGCGCACGCGCATCAGGCCGTGCAGGCCGCCCGACGGTTCATTGCGATGGCACTGACCGAACTCGCCGTAACGCAGCGGCAGATCGCGGTAGCTGTGCAGCGCCGAGTTGAAAATCAGGACGTGTCCCGGACAGTTCATCGGCTTGAGCGCGTAGGCGCGGTTCTCCGATTCCGTCGTGAACATGTTGTCCTTGTAGTTCTCCCAGTGCCCCGACTTTTCCCACAGCGAGCGGTCGAGAATCTGCGGACCTTTCACTTCCTGGTAGCCGTTGTTACGGTAGACGCGGCGCATGTATTGCTCGACCTGCTGCCAGAGCGTCCAGCCCTTCGGGTGCCAGAAGATGAGGCCCGGCGCTTCTTCCTGCATATGGAAGAAATCGAGCGCGCGGCCGAGCTTGCGGTGATCGCGCTTTTCGGCTTCTTCGAGCATGTGCAGATACGCGTCCTGGTCTTCCTTCTTCGTCCAGGCCGTGCCGTAAATGCGCTGAAGCTGCTCGTTCTTCGCGTCGCCGCGCCAGTAGGCACCAGCCACCTTCATCAGCTTGAAGACCTTGAGCTTGCCAGTCGACGGAACGTGCGGACCACGGCACAGATCGACGAACTTGCCTTCGCGGTACAGACCGATTTCGTCCGTCGCCGGGATCGATTCGATGATTTCGGCCTTGTACTTTTCACCCATCGAGAGGAACAGACGCACGGCGTCGTCGCGCGACAGCACTTCGCGCGTCACCGGCTCGTCCTTCTTGGCGAGTTCGTGCATCTTCTTCTCGATGGCTTCGAGATCTTCCGGCGTGAAAGCGCGATGGAAGGAGAAGTCGTAGTAGAAGCCGTTTTCGATGACAGGACCGATCGTGACCTGCGCCTCGGGGAACAGCTCCTTCACGGCATACGCCAGCAAGTGAGCCGTCGAGTGACGAATGACGTCGAGGCCGTCGGCATCCTTGTCCGTGACGATAGCGAGACTCACGTCGTGATCGATCAGATAGGACGTATCGACCAGCTTGCCGTCGACGCGGCCCGCCAGGGCAGCCTTGGCCAGCCCCGTGCCGATCGAACCGGCGACTTGCGCCACCGTCAGCGGGGCTTCGTACTGGCGTTGCGAACCGTCAGGCAAACGTACCGAAATCATGTCGCACTCCCATGCGCAAAAACGTCACGCGCGGCCCACGCCACGCGGCAAACCACGAAAAAAAACGGCCTCGACTGTCGTCGAGGCCGTCTCTTCATTCCTTGCATCCAGACGAAAAACACCCTCGACTTAACGTCGCACCTTCACTACTGTGAAAGTTCGGGCAGTCTTCAACATGAGTGTTTTCCAGCGCCTGTGTCTGCGGGGCTTCGCGGACTGTAATGCATTAAATTTCGTTGGTAGGCTCGATTGGACTCGAACCAACGACCCCCACCATGTCAAGGTGGTGCTCTAACCAGCTGAGCTACGAGCCTACTGCAAGAGAACGAGATTCTAGCAAGGTTTCGGCACATCGCCAAGCGATTATTGTGTCTGCCGACGAAAAACCGCGCATCAATCAAGGCTTTCGTGCGGGGGTCACGACGTCGGCGGACGCGTCGCGCTGCCCGCGGCGAGCCCCGGACAATCCCCCGGGAGCGCTCACCGCCAACAGCCACGTTAACGCCTGCGCGACGACACCACGCCCGTCACGCCGTTCAGCTGCGCCAGGGCGCGCTGCAACTGCCCACCGTCGCGCACCTCGACCGTGAACTGCATGAACGCCTGTGCACCGCGCGATTGCGTGCTGACGCCCGTCACGTTTAGCTTTTCCCGCGAAAACACTTCGGAAATATCGCGCAGCAAACCCTGACGGTCCGTCGCCTCGATCTGGATATTGACCGGGTAAGCCGCAACGCCGCGCCCTTCTAGCACGTCGGACGACCACGCCGTCTGAATCACCCGCTCGGGCGCGCGCGCCTTCATCGACTGGAAACTGCTGCAATCCTGACGATGAATCGACACGCCCTTGCCCCGGGTGACAAAACCCACGATCGGATCCGGAGGCGCGGGGCGGCAGCACTTGGCCAATTGCGTCAGCAAGGCGCCGACACCCACCACCAGCACCCCGCTCTTCGCCCCCTGCGCAACACTCGTATGGAGACTCTTCTTCGCGACAACCGTGTCGTCGTCCTTCGGCTCGGGCCCCGGCTGATTGCCCGAGAGTGCCTGCTCGACGTGCCGCAGGCTAAATTCGTCTTTGCCGATCGACGCGTAGAGATCGTCTGGCGCGCGAAAACCCAAACGCGCAGCCAGCTCTTCAAGGTTGACGGACGTCTTGCCCTCGCGTTGCAACGTCTTGTCGATGATCGTGCGACCGTGCGCGATCGTCTCTTCGAGGTCGATGGCGTTGAACCACTGACGCACCTTCTGACGCGCCCGATGGCTTTGTAAATACCCGAGTTGCGAATTGAGCCAGTCCCGCGACGGACCACCCTGCTTGACCGTGACGATCTCGACCGTCTGCCCATTTTGCAACGGCGTATTGAGCGGCACCATCGCACCGTCGACACGCGCGCCGCGACACCGGTGCCCCAGCTCCGAATGCAGGTGATAAGCGAAGTCGACCGGCGTCGCTCCTTGCGGCAGCGCAATCACCCGCGCTTGCGGCGTGAGCACGTAGATGTGATCGTCGATCGTCGCGCGCTTGAGCTGCTCCCACGG
The Pandoraea oxalativorans genome window above contains:
- a CDS encoding MerR family transcriptional regulator, translating into MDHVALPPIPAKRYFTIGEVSELCGVKPHVLRYWEQEFTQLRPVKRRGNRRYYQHHEVLLIRRIRELLYEQGFTINGARNRLEADTPRGARTSAATAGAQVDASTSGEPGDAALDVDDLRRRIESVIDLLKS
- a CDS encoding integration host factor subunit alpha: MNEMNPGEFEAMLAAQRIALGRGEVNEVSTEAPTLTKAELAELLFEHVGLNKREAKDMVEAFFESIRDALESGDSVKLSGFGNFQLRDKPQRPGRNPKTGEAIPIAARRVVTFHASQKLKTMVESGVLSK
- the pheT gene encoding phenylalanine--tRNA ligase subunit beta, which translates into the protein MQFSESWLRTLVDPDLSTDALAHALTMSGLEVEETDPVAPPFTGVVVAKVLEVARHPDADRLNVCQVDAGTGETLTIVCGAPNVAPGIKVPCATVGAALPPAEAGGAPFQIKIGKLRGVQSFGMLCSARELKLSEDHAGLMILPEDAPVGMNIREYLDLDDTIFVVKLTPNKADCLSLLGVAREVAAITGAPLKDLPGQGAQASTIADTLPVRISSPDGCGRFGGRIIRRVNAAAPSPRWMVERLERAGQRSISALVDITNYVMLELGQPLHVYDLNRLQGGIDVRFGRAGETLKLLNEQTVTLDETTLAITDASGPIGLAGIMGGDSTKAGLETQNIFLEGAFFFPQAIQGRARKYNFTSDASHRFERGVDFAGNVRALERATQLVLDICGGQAGPLEDQIAKLPERQPVKMRVARAVKILGVPVSEQEMSAIFTRLGLAFTLTDGVFEVTPPSYRFDIEIEEDLIEEIARIYGFDRIPANPPVAASEMRPTQESRRSQHAVRHAVAARDYHETVGFSFVDVEWEADFAGNDNPIKLLNPIASHLAVMRSTLIGSLIATARYNLNRKASRVRVFEIGRTYHRDNTVASGELSVGGYRQPLTVAALAYGPVLEEQWGAAARQVDFFDVKGDLEALLAPRAARFVKAEHPALHPGRSAAIEVDGKRVGFIGELHPRWQQKYDLPQAPVLFEIEAEALFGRDVASYEDISKFPPVTRDLALVVDQAQPVQVLLDAMLAARHDDPACSVVQSVRLFDEFRPKAGAASGSLGAQDKSVAFRVTLQDPSGTLQDETVQGAINALVQRVEGFGARLRA
- the pheS gene encoding phenylalanine--tRNA ligase subunit alpha: MDLELIVSEAQRAFAAAPDAAALENEKARFLGKTGQLTELLKGLGKLDPETRKTEGARINAAKQQIEGALQARRQAMADALLDARLSAEAIDVTLPGRGLGAGSLHPVLTTWERVEQIFRSIGFDVADGPEIETDWFNFTALNSPENHPARSMQDTFYVEGNDDAGKPLLLRTHTSPMQVRYARMNKPPIKVIAPGRTYRVDSDATHSPMFHQVEGLWIAEDISFADLKGVYTDFLRKFFERDDIQVRFRPSYFPFTEPSAEIDMQFETGKNAGKWLEISGSGQVHPSVVRNMGLDPERYIGFAFGSGLERLTMLRYGVQDLRLFYENDLRFLRQFM
- the rplT gene encoding 50S ribosomal protein L20: MPRVKRGVTARARHKKVIAAAKGFRGRRNNVFRIAKQAVMRAGQYAYRDRRNKKRVFRALWIARINAGVRQHGMTYSVFIAGLKKASIELDRKVLSDMAINDKPAFAAIVAQVKAAVAA
- the rpmI gene encoding 50S ribosomal protein L35, translated to MPKMKTKSGAKKRFRVRPGGTVKRGQAFKRHILTKKTTKNKRHLRGAVGVHESDLNSVRAMLPFA
- the infC gene encoding translation initiation factor IF-3 codes for the protein MATDKSHRINGEITAPEVRLNGVDNEPLGIVKLAEAFRLSEEADVDLVEIAPTANPPVCRLMDYGKFKYSEQKKAHENKQKQKVIQTKEVKFRPGTDDGDYNVKLRNLKRFLEDGDKTKITLRFRGREMAHQEIGARMLERLKSDLEEFGQPEQMPKMEGRQMIMVIAPKKK
- the thrS gene encoding threonine--tRNA ligase, which translates into the protein MISVRLPDGSQRQYEAPLTVAQVAGSIGTGLAKAALAGRVDGKLVDTSYLIDHDVSLAIVTDKDADGLDVIRHSTAHLLAYAVKELFPEAQVTIGPVIENGFYYDFSFHRAFTPEDLEAIEKKMHELAKKDEPVTREVLSRDDAVRLFLSMGEKYKAEIIESIPATDEIGLYREGKFVDLCRGPHVPSTGKLKVFKLMKVAGAYWRGDAKNEQLQRIYGTAWTKKEDQDAYLHMLEEAEKRDHRKLGRALDFFHMQEEAPGLIFWHPKGWTLWQQVEQYMRRVYRNNGYQEVKGPQILDRSLWEKSGHWENYKDNMFTTESENRAYALKPMNCPGHVLIFNSALHSYRDLPLRYGEFGQCHRNEPSGGLHGLMRVRGFTQDDGHIFCTEDQILDECVNYTALLHAVYKDFGFTDMIYKVATRPEHRVGSDENWDKAEFALMESLRRSGCEFVIAEGDGAFYGPKIEYTLKDALGRQWQCGTMQVDFSMPERLDAEYVAEDNSRKRPVMLHRAILGSLERFIGILIEHHAGALPLWLAPEQVIVMNVSEKTADYAQEVTKKLKEQGLRARGDLRNEKISYKIREHSLQKVPYLVVVGDKEQEGNTVAVRARGGVDLGVMPVDALIERLAQECASFQ